TCCAAACTGACTGAGAATGAAAAGATTGAGCTGCTGGAGAAACTTCTGAATGATCCACGGCCGATCACATCTTCTTATCAGACGTATAGTGAAGGCACGGAGGAATGTCTTGCCGTGTACCGGACGATCTTCGCTTCGCAGGAAGAGTACGGCAAACAATGTATCACCAGTTACCTGATCAGTATGGCAGAAGCGGCAAGCGACATTCTGGAGGTTATGGTCTTCTCTAAAGAGGTAGGACTATTCCGCAAAGATAATGACGGTACAGTCGTATGTACGCTGCAAGCTGTGCCACTTTTTGAAACGATTGATGATTTGCATGAAGCACCGCAAATTATGAATAGATTGCTCAGCATGCCTATCTACCGCGATGCGGTAAGAGCAATGAATGATTTGCAGGAAATCATGCTTGGATATTCGGATAGTAACAAAGATGGCGGCGTGGTTACTGCTAACTGGGAACTACGTGTTGCATTGAAAGAGATTACAGCTACAGCCGATAAGTTCGGAATCAAGCTGAAGTTCTTCCACGGTCGTGGTGGAGCGCTCGGCCGTGGAGGCATGCCGCTTAACCGCAGCATTCTTGCTCAGCCAGCCTCGACGATTGGCGGCGGCATTAAGATCACCGAGCAGGGAGAGGTTATCTCCTCCCGTTATTCGATGCAAGGGATTGCTTACCGCAGTCTAGAGCAAGCGACATCTGCGCTTGTGACTGCAGCGATCAATGCGAGAATTCCACAAGCGGATCTATATGAAGAGAAGTGGGATGAGATTGTTGCCCGTATCTCTGAAGTTTCGCTTCACAAATATCAGGATTTGATATTCCGTGATCCGGACTTCCTGACTTACTTCAAAGAGTCAACACCTCTGCCTGAGGTTGGAGAGTTAAATATTGGTTCACGTCCTTCTAAACGGAAGAACAGTGACCGCTTTGAAGACTTGCGTGCAATTCCGTGGGTATTTGCATGGACGCAAAGCCGTTATTTGCTTCCAGCCTGGTATGCTGCTGGAACCGGACTGCAGAGTTTCTATGAGGGTAAGGAAGAGAATCTGAAGATTATGCAGCATATGTATGAGAACTTCTCATTCTTTACTACACTGATAGATACGCTGCAAATGGCTATTTCAAAAGCGGACTTGATCATTGCTAAGGAATACGCCGGCATGGGCAAGAACGAGGAAGCCCGTCAGCGGATCTTCGGCCAGATTGAAGAAGAATTCAAGCTGACCTCTGAGCTGATCCTGAAGATTACAGGCCAGCAGGATATTCTGGATAACGTCCCTGTGATTCAGGAGTCGATCAGACTCCGTAATCCTTACGTTGATCCACTTAGCTACCTGCAGGTTCAATTGCTATCTGAGCTTAGAGCGCTCCGTGAAGTCGATGGAGACGATAGCGAATTGCTGCGCGAAGTATTGCTTACCATCAACGGCATTGCCGCTGGTCTTCGGAATACCGGCTGATCCCTTGAATCAGCATATTTATTACTTATAAAAGTCCGCCCATCGGGGCGGACTTTTTGTGCTTGTATAGGAAATTATGCACGGTCATCATCTGTCCAAGAGACTCCATAGAAGCATCATAGACCGAGAAATAGCGATGCACTGTGGCACACGAGTTATGGACTTTGCCAGAATTGCCAGAAATGAGTGCAAAGGATGCATGAAAGGAGTGGCGGAGCCCGTTGTTTATCTACTTCTGTATAGGAGTACTGTCTGCTCGCACACATAAACTTTTTAATGTTTTTATTTCTCTGCTTCAGGGTCAATCCGCTGACTATAGGGAATTATTACCGTGAAATCCTCTACCCACTGGAGTTCTTACTCGCCAAATCACCGAAAACGCTGCGGACAGTACAACAATGTCTGCTCTGTATGCGACAAATTTAAACTAACAGAACCCTATACAACCGACGGGGTGATTTTGTGCCTAATACGAGCTGCATTGCTCATAAACTAAATATTGTGCTGCGAAGTGAATCTTTTGTCCTTGAAAAATTGTAAAAATATTGTGGTGATGTCCCAATATTGATCTTTCTTGCACCTACCCAAGTAACCGAGATGTAATCGGGGGTAAATAGTGTGGCACTTATTATTCAGGTGATGGAGCAGCGTAGAGAATTTTTGGAACTGTAGGAGCGAATGCGTTCGCCTTTATTGGCAGATTTCTACCGCGAACAGCGGTTTAAATCAGGAAATCTGACAATAACAGCGACCGGAAGTCCGAATATTTCTCGAAGTTGCACTGAATCACATATCCAAGTTGTCCAATTTTTAACTCAGTTTACAGAGAAGGTTACAATACAATCCTTGATTTTTACACAAACTTGAATTACGATTTAATTGCTTGTACCGTGGATATTTGAGAATAAATACCAAGGGCGGCAAGTCTGGGGGAGTTAACAGGTGGAGAATTTGGAAGGCAGATTGACAAAGCTCGCCTTAAAAGGCGACCAAAGGGCATTTGCCGAGCTTGTGGAACTATATAAAGACAAAATATATCATTTGGCGTACCGAATGCTGAACAATCGTCATGAGGCGGAGGATATTGTTCAGGAGACTTTTTTGCGTGTGTATAGAAACTTGGATCGTTATGATGATAAACAGAAGTTCTCTACCTGGATTTATCGGATTGGAACGAACCTCTGTATTGATAGATTACGCAAACGGAAACCGACCTATTCGCTCGATGCAGAAATGAACGATCAGGAGGGCCTTGACGGCTATTCGTTGATTCCAAGTGATAATGTGACACCGGAGACCGAACTGTTGCTCTCAGAGACGCAGGGACTAATCTACGAGGCCATTGACAGTTTGCCTGTGAAATACAGGTCTGTGATGATTCTTAGATATCTGCAGGATTTATCGCTTCAGGAGATAAGTGATGTGCTGGATATGCCTGTAACCACGATTAAGACGCGTGTTCACCGAGGTCGTGAATTTTTGCGTAAAAAATTAGGCCCGAAAATGTAAAAAAGATTTTTTTTAATGAAACATCTTTTGGAGAGCGACGTATGTAAGTTAAGCAAGTCTTATGTGTCCTGACCCTTTGTCTTAGGATAATTAAATAGCACTCATGAAAGGATTGGCTCCTATGGAATGCAAACTGGCCGTCTCTATGATGCACGACTACTTGGATGACGACTTGCCCGATCAGCAGCAGAGGGAGTTGAAGGAGCATCTTCTATCCTGTCCAGATTGCCGTGCAAAGTTTAAAGAATTAGAACAGACAGATATGTTGATGTTCTCCCTTATGCATCAGAATCCTGTTGCCTCAGATGATCTTGTGAGCCGGATAATGAGTTCATTGCCAAAGTCCAAGAAAGAAAAGGCTTTTATTACCTGGATCAAGAGACACCCTGCACTTACAGCGGCATCCCTGTTTCTTGTCGTAATGCTGATGAGCTCCGTAACTTTTTGGAGTCCAGATAGACAGCTTGTAGTTAGAGGTGCAGATCTGGATCAAGTGGTTATCAAAGGGGATACCGTAATTGTACCTTCCGGCAAGATTATTACCGGTGATCTTACCATAGAGAATGGTAAAGCACAGGTATATGGGGAAGTGAACGGCAACGTAACAGTCATTGACGGCTCTCTTTATCAGGCTTCAACAGCTCATATTTCTGGGCAAGTCAAAAGCATAGACCAAGCGGTAAGTTGGTTCTGGTATAAAGTGACGAACATGTTCTCTGAAGTTGCCTACCGTTAATGCGGGCAGTGGTTACCTTGAGCTGGAATATTATTTTGCGCCTCTTTTTCCGGAAAGATGGCGCTTTTTTGTTGCCTCAAGCTAAAACGCCTTCGGCGTCCTTTTTAAGGACGGTAAGCGTTTATGCGAGAATTATAAGGTTAAAATATATCGTGAAACTTATATTTTCTTATAATTTAAATTAGAATATTTAGAAAATGAGTGACGGAGTAAACTTGCAACTGGAGCCCGAACGTTATAACCTAGATATGATACAGCTCTAACAGACATTTTACATAAACCCAGCTAATATGAAATGACGGGGGTTTTAGGCAATGAGTTATTTTACAGACTTAACATGGAAAGATTCCATTAAAGATATAGTTGATATCCTGATCGTCAGCTACATTATTTATAAAGTGCTTAATATGGTGCGCGGGACTCGAGCGATTCAGCTGCTGAAGGGGATCTTAGTACTGGTTTTGATTTGGGCTTTAAGCACAATCCTAGACCTCTATACGCTCAAATGGCTAATGAATCAAATGTTTACGTTCGGGGTGCTGGCGGTCTTTATCATCTTTCAGCCGGAACTACGAAGAGGGCTGGAACAGATTGGACGAGGTAGATTTTTCGGACGGGTTGGGGAAAGTGATGAAGAGTTAAGTAAATTAATCGGCGAAGTGATTAAAGCCGTGAATTATTTATCACATAGAAAAATAGGGGCGTTAATCGTATTTGAACGGGAGACGGGTCTTAATGAATATACAGAGTCCGGTATCCCGATGCGTTCCCTAGTTAGCTCTGAGCTGCTGATAAACATCTTTATTCCCAATACACCGCTGCATGACGGAGCTCTTATTATGCAGGGTAACCAGATCGCTGCGGCTGCCTGTTACTTACCGTTGTCTGAGAATCCCTTTATCAGTAAAGAGCTGGGGACTCGACACCGCGCAGCTATAGGGATTAGTGAAGTTGCGGACTCGGTGTCTGTCATTGTCTCGGAGGAGACAGGACAGATTTCTCTGGCCATCAATGGTCAGATCGTGAGGGATATTAAAGAAGAATCCATGATTTCGAAGCTCCATCAAGAGCTGAGTGTAAGTTCATCGCTGAAGGAGAAAGGTTCAACTTTCTGGAAACGGAAGGGGGACAAGAATCATGGATAAGTGGATGAGCAATAACAATTTCAATAAGATTATTGCCCTTGCGTTTGGGATCATACTATTTACAATGGTTCGTATCGATACTGCACCTGTTGGGCAAACCACGGTCGATACTAAAACGAAAATTATTGAGAATGTAAAGATCGAAGAGATCGGTTTAGATAAAGATAAATATGTACTGGAATACAAGGATGTAGATAGTGTCACTATGGAGGTTAAGGGGAAGAACTCTGATATCTCCTTTCAGTTCTCGGACGACTATAAGGTGACTCTTGACCTAAGTAAGGTTGAGCCTGGAGATAATACGTTGCCACTTTCTTATTCATTACCTAGAGGTGTAACGCTCGTCAGAATGACTCCTAAAGAGGTTAACGTGCATATAGAGCTGCGAAATACAAAGTTTTTTCCCATAACATTAGTTACCAAGGGAGAGCCAGCAGAGGGTTATCAATTGGGTACCCCGGTTTTGCAGCCTACGGATACTGTTGAGGTTACGCTACCTGATAATGAGTTAAGCAAAGTGGTGAAGGTACAAGGCACCATTGAGCTAAATGGCGAGAATGAAACCTTTAAAGAGAAGAAATTGAAGCTGCATGCTTATGATAATGAAGGAAAAGAAGTGAAGGACGCGGTAATTGAACCTGCTACCGTATCGGTGGAATTGCCAATTACCTTACCTTTTAAGACCGTGCCGCTGGATATCGGCTTTACCGGACAACTTCCGGATTCTCTCGT
This window of the Paenibacillus sp. FSL R10-2734 genome carries:
- a CDS encoding CdaR family protein, with protein sequence MDKWMSNNNFNKIIALAFGIILFTMVRIDTAPVGQTTVDTKTKIIENVKIEEIGLDKDKYVLEYKDVDSVTMEVKGKNSDISFQFSDDYKVTLDLSKVEPGDNTLPLSYSLPRGVTLVRMTPKEVNVHIELRNTKFFPITLVTKGEPAEGYQLGTPVLQPTDTVEVTLPDNELSKVVKVQGTIELNGENETFKEKKLKLHAYDNEGKEVKDAVIEPATVSVELPITLPFKTVPLDIGFTGQLPDSLVLSNVTPELESVVVYGQANALAALSTYEASINLSAIDSAGTKQLKVELKPPAGTEKVMPETVNVSLTISEIAERTVEAVPIKLQGVGDGLEGSIVNPASKDIALTLTGAPNLLNQLDKNDISVVADVTGLTAGTHEVSLRVSLPKFIALANSGVPLTITVQLLSPATPVPTPQPDTGSVTTTPEPSSEPVIGDEEATEKPTHSGEAGGTATPVPTDSSPENNGTANTSTNSENPVGTGGT
- the sigW gene encoding RNA polymerase sigma factor SigW, with the translated sequence MENLEGRLTKLALKGDQRAFAELVELYKDKIYHLAYRMLNNRHEAEDIVQETFLRVYRNLDRYDDKQKFSTWIYRIGTNLCIDRLRKRKPTYSLDAEMNDQEGLDGYSLIPSDNVTPETELLLSETQGLIYEAIDSLPVKYRSVMILRYLQDLSLQEISDVLDMPVTTIKTRVHRGREFLRKKLGPKM
- a CDS encoding zf-HC2 domain-containing protein, with the protein product MECKLAVSMMHDYLDDDLPDQQQRELKEHLLSCPDCRAKFKELEQTDMLMFSLMHQNPVASDDLVSRIMSSLPKSKKEKAFITWIKRHPALTAASLFLVVMLMSSVTFWSPDRQLVVRGADLDQVVIKGDTVIVPSGKIITGDLTIENGKAQVYGEVNGNVTVIDGSLYQASTAHISGQVKSIDQAVSWFWYKVTNMFSEVAYR
- the ppc gene encoding phosphoenolpyruvate carboxylase produces the protein MTELTTTVSKSNSNNLLRRDVRFLGNILGEVLVHQGGNELLEIVEKIRETSKSLRSLFLPELHSEFKELINSLDPENRHQVIRAFAIYFQLVNIAEQNHRIRRKRDYERSAGETVQPGSIESAIKELRERDFSHEEVNEIIAGLSLELVMTAHPTEAMRRAILDIHKRISDDVMGLDNPTLTFREREQLREKLLNEVITLWQTDELRDRKPTVLDEVRNGMYYFHETIFHVLPDVYQELERCLSKYYPGQNWHVPTYLRFGSWIGGDRDGNPSVTSTVTSQTLRMQRKLAIREYQRIMRELMKYLSFSTSIVKVTPELKESIEADREIINLGKMEEWRNDNEPYRIKLSYMISKTQNVMDDEKKGSPERYASPQEFIDDLNVIDRSLRHHYADYVADTYIKKLIRQVELFGFHTATLDVRQHSQEHENAMTEILAKMNITPDYSKLTENEKIELLEKLLNDPRPITSSYQTYSEGTEECLAVYRTIFASQEEYGKQCITSYLISMAEAASDILEVMVFSKEVGLFRKDNDGTVVCTLQAVPLFETIDDLHEAPQIMNRLLSMPIYRDAVRAMNDLQEIMLGYSDSNKDGGVVTANWELRVALKEITATADKFGIKLKFFHGRGGALGRGGMPLNRSILAQPASTIGGGIKITEQGEVISSRYSMQGIAYRSLEQATSALVTAAINARIPQADLYEEKWDEIVARISEVSLHKYQDLIFRDPDFLTYFKESTPLPEVGELNIGSRPSKRKNSDRFEDLRAIPWVFAWTQSRYLLPAWYAAGTGLQSFYEGKEENLKIMQHMYENFSFFTTLIDTLQMAISKADLIIAKEYAGMGKNEEARQRIFGQIEEEFKLTSELILKITGQQDILDNVPVIQESIRLRNPYVDPLSYLQVQLLSELRALREVDGDDSELLREVLLTINGIAAGLRNTG
- the cdaA gene encoding diadenylate cyclase CdaA; the encoded protein is MSYFTDLTWKDSIKDIVDILIVSYIIYKVLNMVRGTRAIQLLKGILVLVLIWALSTILDLYTLKWLMNQMFTFGVLAVFIIFQPELRRGLEQIGRGRFFGRVGESDEELSKLIGEVIKAVNYLSHRKIGALIVFERETGLNEYTESGIPMRSLVSSELLINIFIPNTPLHDGALIMQGNQIAAAACYLPLSENPFISKELGTRHRAAIGISEVADSVSVIVSEETGQISLAINGQIVRDIKEESMISKLHQELSVSSSLKEKGSTFWKRKGDKNHG